A genomic window from Caballeronia sp. SBC1 includes:
- a CDS encoding HAD family hydrolase — protein sequence MSQAGIPGALASANALDGHLLICDCDGVLIDSEAIAGRVLVQEMEALWPGVDAEPIVTPLLGLRIETVLLRTAETLGRTLDSAQIDAIRVVVEAAAVEGPAVDGIETALAAIPLRKACASNSFTSYVEAVLNRTGLVRFFGERLFCADKVPNPKPAPDVYLAAARTLRVAPERCVVVEDSVTGVTAAAAAGMTVLGFVGAGHATEGQIDALKRAGASVVFDEMGQLPALVGQWLQNASFELP from the coding sequence TTGTCCCAAGCCGGCATACCAGGCGCGCTCGCTTCAGCAAATGCCCTCGACGGGCATCTGCTGATCTGCGACTGCGACGGCGTATTGATCGACAGCGAAGCGATTGCGGGACGCGTGCTCGTGCAGGAGATGGAGGCGCTGTGGCCCGGCGTGGATGCCGAGCCGATCGTCACGCCGCTGCTCGGGCTGCGGATAGAAACAGTGCTGCTGCGCACGGCTGAAACGCTAGGCCGGACGCTCGATTCAGCACAGATCGACGCAATCCGGGTGGTCGTGGAAGCCGCGGCCGTGGAAGGGCCGGCAGTCGACGGAATCGAGACCGCGCTGGCCGCGATTCCCTTGCGCAAGGCCTGCGCGAGCAACAGCTTTACGTCGTATGTGGAAGCCGTGCTGAACCGCACGGGTCTTGTGCGATTTTTCGGCGAACGTCTGTTTTGCGCCGACAAAGTGCCGAACCCGAAACCCGCGCCCGACGTGTATCTCGCGGCGGCGCGGACCCTGCGGGTCGCGCCCGAACGCTGCGTGGTGGTTGAAGACAGCGTGACTGGCGTCACTGCGGCGGCGGCGGCGGGCATGACCGTGCTCGGTTTCGTCGGTGCCGGTCATGCAACAGAAGGACAAATTGATGCGCTGAAACGTGCTGGCGCAAGTGTCGTGTTCGACGAGATGGGGCAACTCCCCGCGCTCGTCGGGCAGTGGCTGCAAAACGCAAGCTTCGAACTGCCGTGA
- a CDS encoding sugar-binding transcriptional regulator, which translates to MPKSNEKLDLATRAAWLYYVAGNTQNEIAEKLQISRPVAQRLVAFAVEKNLIRVRVDHRIADCLALAAKLSKRYGLSMCEVVPIDGDTPEQVDRKLAVAGAQVMERYLTDEKPLVISISTGRTLKAVVAQIGQLERPQHRLVSMVGAIAQDGSSNRYDVAQHLSEKTGGKHFMLPAPLMADSRAEREQWCNHRLYRIVDALSGNADVAFIGIGNIGINCPLHEDGFITTAEVEEMMQAGAVAELLGLPIDAQGVRVQSTTGERVTSLRLDAPPKRPTIGFAGGLRKREAVIAALQGKWLSGLVTDELCAQAALDA; encoded by the coding sequence GTGCCCAAGTCCAACGAAAAACTCGATCTCGCCACCCGCGCCGCGTGGCTGTATTACGTCGCGGGCAATACGCAGAATGAAATTGCGGAGAAGCTGCAGATCTCGCGGCCCGTCGCCCAGCGGCTGGTCGCGTTCGCGGTGGAAAAGAACCTGATCCGCGTGCGTGTGGACCACCGGATTGCCGACTGCCTCGCGCTGGCCGCGAAGTTATCGAAGCGATACGGCTTGTCAATGTGCGAAGTCGTGCCCATTGACGGCGATACGCCCGAGCAAGTGGATCGCAAACTGGCGGTCGCGGGCGCGCAGGTGATGGAGCGTTATCTCACCGATGAAAAACCGCTGGTGATCTCGATCAGCACCGGCCGGACGCTGAAGGCCGTAGTCGCGCAAATCGGGCAACTGGAGCGACCGCAGCACCGCTTGGTGTCGATGGTGGGAGCAATCGCCCAGGACGGCTCCTCGAACCGCTACGACGTCGCGCAGCACCTCTCCGAGAAGACCGGCGGCAAGCATTTCATGTTGCCCGCGCCGTTGATGGCCGACAGCCGGGCCGAGCGTGAGCAATGGTGCAACCACCGGCTGTATCGGATTGTCGATGCGCTGTCCGGGAACGCCGATGTCGCGTTTATCGGGATCGGCAATATCGGGATCAATTGCCCGCTGCATGAGGACGGGTTTATCACGACCGCCGAAGTGGAAGAGATGATGCAGGCCGGCGCGGTGGCTGAACTGCTCGGGCTGCCGATCGACGCGCAAGGCGTGAGGGTGCAATCGACGACCGGCGAGCGTGTGACCAGTTTGCGGCTGGACGCGCCGCCGAAGCGTCCTACCATTGGCTTCGCGGGCGGCTTGAGGAAACGTGAGGCGGTGATCGCAGCGTTGCAGGGGAAATGGCTTTCCGGGTTGGTGACAGATGAGTTGTGCGCGCAGGCAGCGCTGGACGCTTGA
- a CDS encoding metal ABC transporter permease, whose product MFEYEFMQNAFAASGMVAVLAGVVGYFLVLRGQTFAGHALSHVGFTGATGAVLVGMSPLWGMIGFTLVAGIGMGALGEKLTGRDVAIGVILTLSLGFGLLFLHFFTAYASQATALLFGNVLGVNHETLVVLAGLAVVSLGALAIIMRPLLFASLQPELAEAKGVSLRLVSILFLAITALAVAASTQIVGVLLVFALMVGPAAAAQNVATRLSTGVLLSAVFALVQAWLGLTLAYYTDWPTSFWITILAAGVYGMSLLGRR is encoded by the coding sequence ATGTTTGAATACGAGTTCATGCAAAACGCCTTCGCGGCGTCGGGGATGGTCGCGGTGCTGGCGGGCGTGGTCGGCTACTTCCTTGTGTTGCGCGGCCAGACCTTTGCGGGTCACGCGTTATCGCACGTGGGTTTTACCGGCGCGACCGGCGCCGTGCTGGTCGGCATGTCGCCGCTCTGGGGCATGATCGGCTTCACGCTCGTGGCGGGTATAGGCATGGGTGCGCTCGGCGAAAAGCTGACCGGACGCGATGTTGCTATCGGCGTGATCCTGACGTTGTCGCTGGGCTTCGGCTTGCTGTTCCTGCACTTCTTTACCGCCTACGCCAGTCAAGCGACTGCGCTGCTGTTCGGCAACGTGCTGGGCGTGAACCACGAAACGCTCGTAGTGCTGGCAGGGCTCGCGGTGGTCAGCCTTGGCGCGCTCGCGATCATCATGCGGCCGTTGTTGTTCGCTTCGCTGCAACCGGAACTGGCCGAAGCCAAAGGGGTATCGCTGCGCCTCGTGTCCATCCTGTTTCTTGCGATCACGGCGCTGGCGGTGGCGGCATCAACACAGATTGTGGGCGTTTTGCTGGTCTTCGCGCTGATGGTGGGACCGGCAGCGGCGGCGCAAAACGTAGCGACGCGGCTGTCGACCGGCGTGCTGCTCTCGGCGGTTTTCGCGCTGGTGCAGGCATGGTTGGGATTGACGCTGGCGTATTACACCGACTGGCCGACAAGCTTCTGGATCACGATCCTGGCGGCAGGGGTGTATGGGATGAGTTTGCTGGGACGCAGATAA
- a CDS encoding sugar ABC transporter substrate-binding protein yields MRSLAFAAFAVAAIAPVAAKATTVTIATLNNPDMIELKKLSPAFEKANPDIQLKWVILEENVLRQRATTDITTNSGQFDVMAIGTYEAPQWGKRGWLAPMTNLPASYDLDDVVKTARDGLSYNGQLYALPFYVESSMTFYRKDLFDAAGLKMPDQPTYDQIKQFADKLTDKSKEQYGICLRGKAGWGENMAFFSTVVNTFGGRWFDEKWQAQLDTPEWHKALTFYSDLLKKDGPPGASSNGFNENLTLMSSGKCAMWIDATVAAGMLYNKAQSQVADKIGFAAAPVEVTPKGSHWLWSWSLAIPKTSKSQDAAKKFATWATSKEYIELAAKDEGWASVPPGTRKSTYANPEYKKAAPFGDFVLSAIESANPNDATLKKVPYTGVQFVGIPEFQSFGTVVGQSIAGVVAGQTTVDAALTAGNAAANRAVKQAGYQK; encoded by the coding sequence ATGCGCTCGCTCGCATTCGCTGCATTCGCCGTTGCCGCGATTGCCCCAGTTGCCGCAAAAGCCACGACCGTGACTATCGCTACGCTCAACAACCCGGACATGATCGAGTTGAAGAAGCTGTCACCGGCATTCGAAAAAGCGAATCCGGACATTCAACTGAAGTGGGTCATTCTCGAAGAAAACGTGCTGCGCCAGCGTGCCACCACCGACATCACCACGAACAGCGGCCAGTTCGACGTGATGGCGATCGGCACGTATGAAGCGCCACAATGGGGCAAGCGCGGCTGGCTCGCGCCCATGACGAACCTGCCGGCCAGCTACGATCTCGACGACGTGGTGAAGACGGCTCGCGACGGCCTCTCGTACAACGGCCAGTTGTATGCGTTGCCGTTCTACGTCGAAAGCTCGATGACGTTTTACCGCAAGGACCTGTTCGACGCCGCCGGCCTGAAGATGCCCGACCAGCCGACCTACGACCAGATCAAGCAATTTGCCGACAAGCTCACCGACAAATCCAAGGAGCAGTACGGCATTTGCCTGCGCGGCAAAGCGGGCTGGGGCGAGAACATGGCGTTCTTCTCGACGGTGGTGAACACGTTCGGCGGCCGCTGGTTCGACGAGAAGTGGCAAGCCCAACTCGATACCCCGGAATGGCACAAGGCTCTTACGTTCTACTCGGACCTGCTGAAGAAAGACGGGCCGCCGGGAGCCAGCTCGAATGGCTTCAACGAGAACCTGACGCTGATGTCATCGGGCAAGTGCGCGATGTGGATCGACGCCACGGTCGCGGCCGGCATGTTGTACAACAAGGCTCAGTCGCAAGTGGCTGACAAGATTGGCTTCGCTGCAGCGCCGGTCGAGGTTACGCCGAAGGGCTCGCATTGGTTGTGGTCGTGGTCGCTCGCGATTCCGAAGACCTCGAAGTCGCAAGACGCCGCGAAGAAGTTCGCAACCTGGGCGACGTCGAAGGAGTACATCGAACTGGCGGCGAAGGACGAAGGCTGGGCCTCGGTTCCCCCGGGCACGCGCAAGTCGACCTACGCCAATCCGGAATACAAGAAAGCGGCGCCGTTCGGCGACTTCGTGCTGAGCGCAATCGAATCGGCTAACCCGAACGATGCAACGCTGAAAAAGGTGCCGTACACGGGTGTCCAGTTCGTCGGGATTCCTGAATTCCAGTCGTTCGGCACCGTGGTTGGCCAGTCGATCGCCGGTGTGGTTGCCGGACAGACAACTGTTGATGCCGCGCTGACGGCCGGCAATGCCGCAGCCAATCGTGCCGTGAAGCAGGCCGGGTACCAGAAGTAA
- a CDS encoding metal ABC transporter solute-binding protein yields the protein MSKLAAAILTCAAVLSASFCGTATAQTATTGVVPVVAAENFYGDVVRQLGGNHVQVTSILSNPDEDPHLFEASPKTARALQNATLVVYNGADYDPWMDKLLSASKGKGRTSIVAAQLMGKKSGDNPHLWYDPATMPTVAKAVSQYLVQADPAHKADYDARLAAFLASVKPIDNRVAALKSQFKGVPVTATEPVFGYMSDAIGLDMRNNRFQLAAMNDTEPSATDIAAFEKDLRERRVHVLIYNSQATEALTKRMLKVAHDSHVPSISVTETLPAGKTFQTWMTSQLDALSVALQGKTQ from the coding sequence ATGAGCAAACTTGCCGCCGCCATCCTGACCTGCGCCGCAGTTCTTTCTGCCAGCTTCTGCGGCACAGCCACGGCGCAAACGGCGACCACCGGCGTGGTACCGGTGGTCGCGGCCGAGAATTTCTATGGCGATGTCGTGCGCCAGCTCGGCGGCAATCATGTTCAGGTGACGAGCATCCTGAGCAACCCCGACGAAGATCCGCATCTCTTCGAAGCCAGCCCCAAGACCGCGCGCGCGTTGCAGAACGCGACGCTTGTCGTGTATAACGGCGCCGACTACGATCCGTGGATGGACAAGCTGCTGTCGGCATCGAAGGGCAAGGGACGCACGAGCATCGTCGCGGCACAACTGATGGGCAAGAAATCCGGCGATAATCCGCATCTCTGGTACGACCCGGCGACCATGCCGACGGTGGCGAAAGCGGTGAGCCAGTATCTGGTCCAGGCGGACCCGGCGCACAAGGCTGACTACGACGCGCGTCTGGCGGCGTTCCTGGCATCGGTGAAACCTATTGATAACAGGGTCGCCGCGCTTAAGAGTCAGTTCAAGGGCGTACCCGTGACGGCGACGGAACCCGTGTTCGGTTATATGTCGGATGCGATCGGGCTCGACATGCGCAACAACCGCTTCCAGCTCGCGGCGATGAACGACACAGAACCGAGCGCAACCGATATTGCTGCGTTCGAAAAAGATCTGCGCGAGCGGCGCGTGCACGTGCTGATCTATAACAGCCAGGCGACGGAAGCACTCACGAAGCGCATGTTGAAAGTGGCCCACGATTCACACGTGCCGAGCATCAGCGTCACCGAGACGCTGCCCGCCGGCAAGACCTTCCAGACATGGATGACGTCGCAGCTCGACGCGTTGTCGGTTGCGCTGCAGGGAAAAACACAATGA
- a CDS encoding ABC transporter ATP-binding protein, with translation MTAPDTGSARGKAGALEVERVALELGGRSILKDASFNVAAGEFIGVLGPNGAGKTTLMRAMLGLLPLSKGTIRVNGAPVVRGNPSIGYMPQTRSGLAGRHVRGRDFVAMAADGHRWGLPLANAAARADVDRVLDLVGARTLAMRPLSELSGGERQRLLLAQCLLGDPKLLLLDEPLISLDPRHQTGVVDLVRSVQRELGITVLFSAHELNPLLNSIDRVLYLGNGRAALGTIDEVITKPVLSQLYGSPIDVMRVNGRIFVMAGDVEVEKLDHAHEDGPEGHSHSHDHDHGHAHGHGHAHHPTGTHSHDV, from the coding sequence ATGACGGCTCCGGACACGGGTTCAGCGCGGGGTAAAGCCGGCGCGTTGGAAGTCGAACGCGTTGCGCTCGAACTCGGCGGACGGTCGATCCTCAAGGACGCCAGCTTCAACGTCGCCGCTGGCGAGTTTATCGGCGTGCTGGGTCCGAACGGTGCCGGCAAGACCACACTGATGCGCGCCATGCTGGGGTTGTTGCCGTTATCGAAGGGCACAATTCGCGTGAACGGTGCGCCGGTCGTACGTGGCAATCCGTCCATTGGCTACATGCCGCAAACGCGCAGCGGGCTTGCCGGCCGACATGTGCGCGGACGCGATTTCGTCGCCATGGCCGCAGACGGTCATCGCTGGGGCCTGCCGCTCGCGAACGCCGCAGCGCGTGCCGATGTCGACCGCGTGCTCGATCTGGTCGGTGCCCGGACGCTCGCCATGCGGCCGTTGTCCGAGTTGTCGGGCGGCGAACGGCAGCGTTTGTTGCTCGCACAATGCCTGCTCGGCGATCCGAAACTCCTGCTCCTCGATGAACCCCTGATCAGCCTCGACCCGCGGCATCAAACCGGCGTAGTCGATCTCGTGCGAAGCGTGCAGCGGGAACTCGGCATTACCGTGCTGTTCTCGGCGCACGAACTCAATCCGCTGCTTAACTCAATCGACCGTGTGCTGTATCTCGGCAACGGGCGCGCGGCGCTCGGTACGATCGATGAAGTCATCACGAAGCCGGTTTTATCGCAGCTATATGGATCGCCCATTGACGTGATGCGCGTGAACGGCCGCATCTTCGTGATGGCCGGCGACGTGGAAGTCGAGAAGCTCGACCACGCGCACGAGGACGGTCCCGAAGGCCATTCTCATTCACACGATCACGACCATGGTCACGCCCATGGCCACGGCCACGCTCACCACCCCACCGGAACGCATTCCCACGATGTTTGA
- the fghA gene encoding S-formylglutathione hydrolase, which produces MLELVEEHKCCGGVQRTYQHDSQSIGLPMRFSVFLPAEAATGKVPALFYLAGLTCTEETFPIKAGAQRYAAEHGIALIAPDTSPRGAGVPNESAAWDFGVGAGFYVDATQEPWARNYRMYSYVTQDLRAAVLAELPVREDRLGIFGHSMGGHGALVLALKNPGIYKSVSAFAPIAAPSQSPWGVKAFSGYLGEDRETWKQYDASELVKNAASKFEGGILIDQGLADNFLAAQLHPELFEAAAKAAGQAVTVRRHDGYDHGYYFISTFIGEHIAFHARTLCA; this is translated from the coding sequence ATGCTAGAACTTGTGGAAGAACATAAGTGCTGCGGCGGCGTGCAGCGAACCTATCAACACGACTCGCAATCGATCGGCTTGCCGATGCGGTTCTCGGTGTTTTTACCGGCCGAGGCAGCAACAGGAAAAGTGCCCGCATTGTTCTATCTCGCGGGGCTGACTTGCACAGAAGAGACCTTCCCGATCAAGGCCGGCGCGCAGCGTTATGCGGCCGAGCATGGCATTGCGTTGATCGCACCGGACACCAGCCCGCGCGGTGCGGGCGTACCGAACGAAAGCGCGGCGTGGGACTTCGGCGTGGGTGCGGGGTTTTACGTCGATGCAACGCAGGAACCGTGGGCGCGTAACTATCGGATGTACTCGTATGTAACGCAGGATCTGCGCGCGGCGGTGTTGGCTGAATTGCCGGTGCGTGAGGATCGGCTGGGCATTTTCGGACACTCGATGGGTGGTCACGGCGCGCTGGTTCTCGCGTTGAAGAACCCGGGTATTTACAAGTCGGTATCGGCATTCGCGCCAATCGCCGCGCCTTCGCAATCTCCGTGGGGCGTGAAGGCTTTTTCAGGCTATCTCGGCGAGGATCGGGAAACGTGGAAGCAGTATGACGCGAGCGAGCTGGTTAAAAACGCAGCGTCGAAATTTGAAGGCGGCATCCTGATCGACCAGGGTCTCGCCGATAACTTCCTCGCAGCGCAGTTGCATCCTGAGTTATTCGAAGCGGCGGCGAAGGCGGCAGGGCAGGCGGTGACCGTGCGCAGGCATGACGGCTACGACCACGGGTATTACTTCATCTCGACGTTTATCGGCGAGCATATTGCGTTTCATGCGCGCACGTTGTGTGCTTGA
- a CDS encoding carbohydrate ABC transporter permease, protein MSQLNPPLTDGYAESAAARDKKRAKSVRWLIMPSTAVLFLWMAIPLAMTIWYSFSRYNLLNPDVKGFAGIDNYEFLATDPAFLPSIVHTLTLIGSVLLITVIGGVLLAVLFDRKFYGQGIARLLVIAPFFVMPTVSALIWKNMILHPVYGLIAQLMRALGLQPIDWFGNYPLFAVIVIVAWQWLPFAFLILFTAIQSLDQEQKEAARIDGAGAISMFFYITLPHLKRAIAVVVMMETIFLLSIFAEIYTTTGGGPGTATTILSYLIYALGLQQFDVGLASAGGILAVVLANVVAFFLVRMLAKNLKGEYES, encoded by the coding sequence ATGAGTCAACTTAATCCCCCCCTCACAGACGGTTACGCGGAATCCGCCGCAGCGCGCGACAAGAAACGCGCGAAGTCGGTCCGCTGGCTCATCATGCCGTCGACTGCCGTACTGTTCTTGTGGATGGCCATCCCGCTCGCGATGACCATCTGGTATTCGTTCTCTCGATACAACCTGCTCAACCCCGATGTCAAAGGGTTTGCCGGAATCGACAACTATGAATTCCTGGCTACCGATCCGGCCTTCCTGCCGTCGATTGTTCACACGCTGACGCTGATCGGATCGGTGTTGCTGATCACGGTGATCGGCGGCGTACTGCTTGCCGTGCTGTTCGACCGCAAGTTCTACGGTCAGGGCATTGCGCGGCTGCTGGTGATTGCGCCGTTCTTCGTCATGCCTACGGTCAGCGCGCTGATCTGGAAGAACATGATCCTGCATCCGGTGTATGGGCTGATTGCGCAGTTGATGCGAGCCTTGGGGCTCCAGCCGATAGACTGGTTTGGCAACTATCCGCTCTTCGCGGTGATCGTGATCGTTGCGTGGCAGTGGCTGCCGTTCGCGTTCCTGATTCTCTTCACGGCGATCCAGTCGCTGGATCAGGAGCAAAAGGAAGCGGCGCGCATTGACGGCGCCGGCGCGATCTCCATGTTCTTCTACATCACGCTGCCGCACCTGAAGCGCGCGATTGCCGTGGTGGTGATGATGGAAACCATTTTCCTGCTCTCCATCTTCGCTGAAATCTATACGACAACCGGCGGCGGCCCAGGCACGGCGACCACCATCCTGTCGTACTTGATCTACGCACTTGGCCTGCAGCAATTCGACGTCGGCCTGGCTTCCGCCGGTGGCATTCTGGCGGTCGTGCTGGCGAACGTCGTTGCGTTCTTCCTGGTGCGCATGCTCGCGAAGAACCTGAAAGGGGAGTACGAATCATGA
- a CDS encoding L-iditol 2-dehydrogenase codes for MRLQDKVAIVTGAASGIGEAVTKRFLDEGAKVVVVDLKDETELAQRFPDSAGRVLALKADVTKREDLERIVSTTVEKFGGIDILFNNAALFDMRPILDESWDIFDRLFSVNVKGMFFLMQLVAQRMVEQGRGGKIVNMSSQAGRRGEALVSHYCATKAAVISYTQSAALGLAKHGINVNSIAPGVVDTPMWETVDALFAKYENRPLGEKKRLVGEAVPLGRMGRPFDLTGAALFLVSADSDYITAQTLNVDGGNWMS; via the coding sequence GTGAGACTGCAGGACAAGGTAGCAATCGTGACGGGTGCGGCCAGCGGCATTGGCGAAGCGGTAACGAAACGATTTCTGGATGAAGGCGCGAAAGTCGTTGTCGTCGATCTGAAGGACGAAACCGAGTTGGCGCAGCGTTTCCCGGACAGCGCGGGACGTGTGCTTGCTTTGAAAGCCGATGTCACCAAGCGCGAGGACCTGGAGCGCATCGTCTCGACCACCGTCGAGAAGTTTGGCGGCATCGACATCCTCTTCAACAACGCGGCGCTCTTCGACATGCGCCCGATCCTTGACGAATCCTGGGACATCTTCGACCGCCTCTTCTCGGTCAACGTGAAGGGCATGTTCTTCCTGATGCAACTCGTGGCACAACGCATGGTGGAACAGGGCCGCGGCGGCAAGATCGTGAATATGTCGTCGCAGGCCGGGCGTCGCGGCGAGGCGCTAGTTTCCCACTATTGCGCAACCAAAGCCGCCGTGATCAGCTACACGCAATCAGCCGCACTTGGGCTCGCCAAGCATGGCATCAACGTGAACAGCATCGCACCAGGCGTGGTTGATACCCCGATGTGGGAGACGGTCGACGCGCTCTTCGCGAAGTATGAAAACCGCCCGCTCGGCGAGAAGAAACGCCTGGTCGGCGAGGCCGTGCCGCTGGGCCGCATGGGCCGGCCGTTTGACCTGACGGGCGCCGCGCTGTTCCTCGTATCGGCGGATTCGGACTACATCACAGCACAAACACTGAACGTGGACGGCGGCAACTGGATGAGCTGA
- a CDS encoding ABC transporter ATP-binding protein codes for MASLNLRNINKRYEETEVIRSVNLDIADGEFVVFVGPSGCGKSTLMRMIAGLEDITGGDLTIDGVRVNDVQPAKRGIAMVFQSYALYPHMTLYDNMAFGLKLAGTKKPEIDAAVKQAAKILHIDHLLDRKPKQLSGGQRQRVAIGRAITRKPKVFLFDEPLSNLDAALRVKMRLEFARLHDELKTTMIYVTHDQVEAMTLADKIVVLSAGNVEQVGTPNQLYHAPQNKFVAGFIGSPKMNFFNAEITQVLSDGVLVKYATGETQLTAVEPGNAKVGESVTVGIRPEHLHAGTAATVEHGVSAKTMAVESLGDAAYLYAESTVAPEGIIARIPPLERHSRGEVLKLGALPEHCHLFNADGIAYQRKIVEVLSAA; via the coding sequence ATGGCAAGCCTGAATCTGCGTAACATCAACAAGCGCTACGAAGAAACCGAAGTGATTCGTAGCGTGAACCTCGATATCGCGGACGGCGAATTCGTCGTGTTCGTGGGGCCAAGCGGTTGCGGCAAGTCCACGCTGATGCGAATGATCGCGGGTCTGGAAGATATCACCGGCGGCGACCTGACTATTGACGGCGTGCGCGTGAACGACGTGCAGCCGGCCAAGCGCGGGATTGCGATGGTGTTTCAGTCGTACGCGCTGTATCCGCATATGACGCTGTACGACAACATGGCGTTTGGCCTGAAGCTGGCCGGCACGAAGAAGCCGGAGATCGATGCAGCTGTCAAGCAGGCTGCAAAGATCCTGCACATCGATCATTTGCTCGATAGGAAGCCTAAGCAATTGTCGGGTGGGCAGCGTCAACGGGTGGCGATCGGCCGCGCGATCACGCGCAAGCCGAAGGTGTTCCTCTTCGATGAACCGCTGTCCAACCTCGACGCTGCGTTGCGCGTGAAGATGCGCCTGGAGTTTGCACGCCTGCACGACGAGCTCAAGACCACGATGATCTACGTGACGCACGATCAGGTGGAGGCCATGACGCTGGCTGACAAGATTGTGGTGTTGTCGGCGGGAAACGTGGAGCAGGTTGGAACGCCTAACCAGCTTTATCACGCGCCGCAGAACAAGTTCGTGGCGGGTTTTATCGGCTCGCCGAAGATGAACTTCTTTAACGCCGAAATCACGCAGGTGTTAAGCGATGGCGTGCTCGTGAAGTATGCGACGGGTGAGACCCAACTGACGGCGGTTGAGCCGGGTAATGCTAAGGTCGGCGAATCGGTGACGGTCGGGATTCGTCCGGAGCATCTGCATGCAGGGACGGCGGCGACGGTGGAGCACGGGGTATCGGCGAAGACGATGGCCGTCGAGTCGCTCGGCGATGCCGCTTATTTGTACGCGGAGTCGACGGTAGCGCCGGAGGGGATCATCGCCCGGATTCCGCCGCTCGAGCGGCATTCACGTGGCGAAGTGCTGAAGCTTGGCGCTTTGCCTGAGCATTGCCATCTGTTCAACGCTGATGGGATTGCTTATCAGCGGAAGATTGTCGAGGTGCTGTCGGCAGCTTGA
- a CDS encoding carbohydrate ABC transporter permease, with the protein MSHPVTATTSVPILDTLKRGVLGVIAWLFALLLFFPIFWMTITAFKTEQQAYSSSLIFTPTLDSFREVFARSNYFAFAWNSILISVGVTVICLLFAVPCAYAMAFFPTRKTQKVLLWMLSTKMMPSVGVLVPIYLLWKNTGMLDTVWGLIIVYTLINLPIAVWMSYTYFNEIPRDILEAGRIDGAATWQEIVYLLMPMSLPGLASTALLLVILSWNEAFWSINLSSSNAAPLTVFIASYSSPEGLFWAKLSAASLLAVAPILIVGWLSQKQLVRGLTFGAVK; encoded by the coding sequence ATGAGCCATCCCGTTACCGCAACAACGTCCGTGCCGATCCTCGACACGCTCAAGCGCGGCGTGCTGGGTGTGATCGCGTGGCTGTTCGCGCTGCTGCTGTTTTTCCCGATCTTCTGGATGACCATCACGGCATTCAAGACCGAGCAGCAGGCGTATTCGTCGTCGCTGATCTTCACGCCCACGCTCGACAGTTTCCGCGAGGTGTTCGCGCGCAGTAACTACTTTGCGTTTGCGTGGAACTCCATCCTGATCTCGGTTGGCGTCACGGTGATCTGTTTGCTGTTCGCCGTGCCGTGCGCTTACGCCATGGCGTTTTTTCCGACCAGGAAAACGCAGAAAGTGCTGCTGTGGATGCTCTCGACGAAGATGATGCCGTCGGTGGGCGTGCTCGTGCCGATCTACCTGCTGTGGAAAAACACCGGCATGCTCGACACGGTGTGGGGTTTGATCATTGTCTACACGCTGATCAACTTGCCGATTGCCGTCTGGATGTCCTACACGTACTTCAACGAAATCCCGCGCGACATCCTGGAAGCGGGGCGTATAGATGGCGCGGCAACGTGGCAGGAAATCGTTTATCTGCTGATGCCGATGTCGTTGCCCGGGCTTGCCTCCACCGCGTTGCTGCTGGTGATCCTGTCGTGGAACGAGGCGTTCTGGAGCATCAACTTGTCGAGTTCGAACGCGGCGCCGCTGACAGTGTTCATTGCGTCGTATTCGAGTCCGGAGGGCTTGTTCTGGGCGAAGCTTTCAGCGGCTTCACTGCTTGCCGTAGCGCCAATCCTGATTGTCGGCTGGTTATCGCAGAAGCAACTGGTGCGCGGCCTGACCTTCGGCGCGGTGAAATGA